A window of the Equus asinus isolate D_3611 breed Donkey chromosome 20, EquAss-T2T_v2, whole genome shotgun sequence genome harbors these coding sequences:
- the SLC37A2 gene encoding glucose-6-phosphate exchanger SLC37A2 isoform X1, protein MRSSLAPGVWFLRAFSRDSWFRGFILLLTFFIYTCYHMSRKPISVVKSRLHQNCSELIHPINDTHSLNDTTWCSWAPFDQNNYKELLGAVDNAFLVAYAIGMFISGIFGERLPLRYYLSAGMLLSGLFTALFGLGYFWNIHMLWYFVLIQIFNGLAQTTGWPSVVTCVGNWFGKGKRGLIMGVWNSHTSVGNILGSLIAGVWVNGQWGLSFVVPGIITAAMGVITFLFLIEYPEDVDCTPPQHHGGPEEKEDNPEDPGNGPYSSRESSLDTATRCSKEPSTQPAAISFLGALRIPGVIEFSLCLLFAKLVSYTFLYWLPLYIFNVAHFGAKEAGDLSTLFDVGGIIGGIVAGLISDYTNGRATTCCIMLILAAPMMFLYNHFGQNGITSSIVMLIVCGALVNGPYALITTAVSADLGTHKSLKGNAKALSTVTAIIDGTGSIGAALGPLLAGLISPTGWNNVFYMLISADILACLLLCRLVYKEILAWKSSMSRNRGSSLALTHPL, encoded by the exons GTTCCGAGGCTTCATCCTGCTGCTCACCTTCTTCATTTATACATGTTATCATATGTCCAGGAAGCCCATCAGTGTTGTCAAG AGCCGTCTGCACCAGAACTGCTCAGAGCTGATCCACCCCATCAACGACACCCACAGTCTCAATGACACCACGTGGTGCAGCTGGGCTCCATTTG ACCAGAACAACTACAAGGAGTTACTGGGGGCCGTGGACAATGCCTTCCTTGTGGCCTATGCCATCGGCATGTTTATCAG TGGGATTTTTGGGGAGCGGCTCCCCCTCCGTTATTACCTTTCAGCTGGAATGCTGCTCAGCGGCCTTTTCACTGCGCTCTTTGGCCTGGGATATTTCTGGAACATCCACATGCTCTGGTACTTTGTGCTCATCCAG aTCTTTAATGGACTTGCCCAGACCACAGGCTGGCCCTCTGTGGTGACCTGTGTTGGCAACTGGTTCGGGAAGGGAAA gcgGGGGCTCATCATGGGCGTCTGGAATTCCCACACATCCGTGGGCAACATCCTGGGCTCCCTGATCGCCGGCGTCTGGGTGAATGGGCAGTGGGGCCTGTCCTTTGTGGTGCCAGGCATCATCACCGCTGCCATGGGCGTCATcaccttcctcttcctcatcGAAT ACCCAGAAGATGTGGACTGCACCCCTCCTCAGCACCAT GGTGGACCAGAAGAGAAGGAGGACAACCCTGAGGACCCTGGGAATGGGCCCTACTCCAGCAGGGAGAGCAGCCTGGACACTGCTACCAGATGCTCCAAGGAGCCAAGCACTCAGCCTGCTGCCATCAGCTTCCTTGGAGCACTCCGGATCCCG GGCGTGATTGAGTTCTCCTTGTGTCTGCTCTTTGCCAAGCTGGTCAGTTACACCTTCCTCTACTGGCTGCCACTCTACATCTTCAATGTGG CTCACTTTGGTGCCAAAGAGGCTGGGGACCTGTCTACGCTCTTTGATGTTGGTGGCATCATAG GTGGCATCGTGGCGGGGCTCATCTCTGACTACACGAATGGCAGGGCCACCACTTGCTGCATCATGCTCATCTTGGCTGCCCCTATG ATGTTCCTCTACAACCATTTTGGCCAGAATGGGATTACCAGCTCCATAG TAATGCTGATTGTCTGTGGGGCCCTGGTCAACGGCCCTTATGCGCTCATCACCACTGCTGTCTCAGCTGACCTG ggGACTCACAAGAGCCTGAAGGGCAATGCAAAGGCGCTCTCCACGGTCACGGCCATCATCGACGGCACAGGGTCCATAG GTGCGGCTCTGGGGCCTCTGCTGGCCGGGCTCATCTCCCCCACAGGCTGGAACAACGTCTTCTACATGCTCATCTCTGCTGATATCCTGGCCTGCTTG CTCCTCTGCCGGTTGGTATACAAAGAGATCCTGGCCTGGAAGTCGTCCATGAGCAGAAACAGAGG CTCTAGTCTGGCCCTAACCCACCCGCTGTAG
- the SLC37A2 gene encoding glucose-6-phosphate exchanger SLC37A2 isoform X3 — protein sequence MTELQFESRFRGFILLLTFFIYTCYHMSRKPISVVKSRLHQNCSELIHPINDTHSLNDTTWCSWAPFDQNNYKELLGAVDNAFLVAYAIGMFISGIFGERLPLRYYLSAGMLLSGLFTALFGLGYFWNIHMLWYFVLIQIFNGLAQTTGWPSVVTCVGNWFGKGKRGLIMGVWNSHTSVGNILGSLIAGVWVNGQWGLSFVVPGIITAAMGVITFLFLIEYPEDVDCTPPQHHGGPEEKEDNPEDPGNGPYSSRESSLDTATRCSKEPSTQPAAISFLGALRIPGVIEFSLCLLFAKLVSYTFLYWLPLYIFNVAHFGAKEAGDLSTLFDVGGIIGGIVAGLISDYTNGRATTCCIMLILAAPMMFLYNHFGQNGITSSIVMLIVCGALVNGPYALITTAVSADLGTHKSLKGNAKALSTVTAIIDGTGSIGAALGPLLAGLISPTGWNNVFYMLISADILACLLLCRLVYKEILAWKSSMSRNRGSSLALTHPL from the exons GTTCCGAGGCTTCATCCTGCTGCTCACCTTCTTCATTTATACATGTTATCATATGTCCAGGAAGCCCATCAGTGTTGTCAAG AGCCGTCTGCACCAGAACTGCTCAGAGCTGATCCACCCCATCAACGACACCCACAGTCTCAATGACACCACGTGGTGCAGCTGGGCTCCATTTG ACCAGAACAACTACAAGGAGTTACTGGGGGCCGTGGACAATGCCTTCCTTGTGGCCTATGCCATCGGCATGTTTATCAG TGGGATTTTTGGGGAGCGGCTCCCCCTCCGTTATTACCTTTCAGCTGGAATGCTGCTCAGCGGCCTTTTCACTGCGCTCTTTGGCCTGGGATATTTCTGGAACATCCACATGCTCTGGTACTTTGTGCTCATCCAG aTCTTTAATGGACTTGCCCAGACCACAGGCTGGCCCTCTGTGGTGACCTGTGTTGGCAACTGGTTCGGGAAGGGAAA gcgGGGGCTCATCATGGGCGTCTGGAATTCCCACACATCCGTGGGCAACATCCTGGGCTCCCTGATCGCCGGCGTCTGGGTGAATGGGCAGTGGGGCCTGTCCTTTGTGGTGCCAGGCATCATCACCGCTGCCATGGGCGTCATcaccttcctcttcctcatcGAAT ACCCAGAAGATGTGGACTGCACCCCTCCTCAGCACCAT GGTGGACCAGAAGAGAAGGAGGACAACCCTGAGGACCCTGGGAATGGGCCCTACTCCAGCAGGGAGAGCAGCCTGGACACTGCTACCAGATGCTCCAAGGAGCCAAGCACTCAGCCTGCTGCCATCAGCTTCCTTGGAGCACTCCGGATCCCG GGCGTGATTGAGTTCTCCTTGTGTCTGCTCTTTGCCAAGCTGGTCAGTTACACCTTCCTCTACTGGCTGCCACTCTACATCTTCAATGTGG CTCACTTTGGTGCCAAAGAGGCTGGGGACCTGTCTACGCTCTTTGATGTTGGTGGCATCATAG GTGGCATCGTGGCGGGGCTCATCTCTGACTACACGAATGGCAGGGCCACCACTTGCTGCATCATGCTCATCTTGGCTGCCCCTATG ATGTTCCTCTACAACCATTTTGGCCAGAATGGGATTACCAGCTCCATAG TAATGCTGATTGTCTGTGGGGCCCTGGTCAACGGCCCTTATGCGCTCATCACCACTGCTGTCTCAGCTGACCTG ggGACTCACAAGAGCCTGAAGGGCAATGCAAAGGCGCTCTCCACGGTCACGGCCATCATCGACGGCACAGGGTCCATAG GTGCGGCTCTGGGGCCTCTGCTGGCCGGGCTCATCTCCCCCACAGGCTGGAACAACGTCTTCTACATGCTCATCTCTGCTGATATCCTGGCCTGCTTG CTCCTCTGCCGGTTGGTATACAAAGAGATCCTGGCCTGGAAGTCGTCCATGAGCAGAAACAGAGG CTCTAGTCTGGCCCTAACCCACCCGCTGTAG
- the SLC37A2 gene encoding glucose-6-phosphate exchanger SLC37A2 isoform X2, which translates to MRSSLAPGVWFLRAFSRDSWFRGFILLLTFFIYTCYHMSRKPISVVKSRLHQNCSELIHPINDTHSLNDTTWCSWAPFDQNNYKELLGAVDNAFLVAYAIGMFISGIFGERLPLRYYLSAGMLLSGLFTALFGLGYFWNIHMLWYFVLIQIFNGLAQTTGWPSVVTCVGNWFGKGKRGLIMGVWNSHTSVGNILGSLIAGVWVNGQWGLSFVVPGIITAAMGVITFLFLIEYPEDVDCTPPQHHGGPEEKEDNPEDPGNGPYSSRESSLDTATRCSKEPSTQPAAISFLGALRIPGVIEFSLCLLFAKLVSYTFLYWLPLYIFNVAHFGAKEAGDLSTLFDVGGIIGGIVAGLISDYTNGRATTCCIMLILAAPMMFLYNHFGQNGITSSIVMLIVCGALVNGPYALITTAVSADLGTHKSLKGNAKALSTVTAIIDGTGSIGAALGPLLAGLISPTGWNNVFYMLISADILACLLLCRLVYKEILAWKSSMSRNRGYKEI; encoded by the exons GTTCCGAGGCTTCATCCTGCTGCTCACCTTCTTCATTTATACATGTTATCATATGTCCAGGAAGCCCATCAGTGTTGTCAAG AGCCGTCTGCACCAGAACTGCTCAGAGCTGATCCACCCCATCAACGACACCCACAGTCTCAATGACACCACGTGGTGCAGCTGGGCTCCATTTG ACCAGAACAACTACAAGGAGTTACTGGGGGCCGTGGACAATGCCTTCCTTGTGGCCTATGCCATCGGCATGTTTATCAG TGGGATTTTTGGGGAGCGGCTCCCCCTCCGTTATTACCTTTCAGCTGGAATGCTGCTCAGCGGCCTTTTCACTGCGCTCTTTGGCCTGGGATATTTCTGGAACATCCACATGCTCTGGTACTTTGTGCTCATCCAG aTCTTTAATGGACTTGCCCAGACCACAGGCTGGCCCTCTGTGGTGACCTGTGTTGGCAACTGGTTCGGGAAGGGAAA gcgGGGGCTCATCATGGGCGTCTGGAATTCCCACACATCCGTGGGCAACATCCTGGGCTCCCTGATCGCCGGCGTCTGGGTGAATGGGCAGTGGGGCCTGTCCTTTGTGGTGCCAGGCATCATCACCGCTGCCATGGGCGTCATcaccttcctcttcctcatcGAAT ACCCAGAAGATGTGGACTGCACCCCTCCTCAGCACCAT GGTGGACCAGAAGAGAAGGAGGACAACCCTGAGGACCCTGGGAATGGGCCCTACTCCAGCAGGGAGAGCAGCCTGGACACTGCTACCAGATGCTCCAAGGAGCCAAGCACTCAGCCTGCTGCCATCAGCTTCCTTGGAGCACTCCGGATCCCG GGCGTGATTGAGTTCTCCTTGTGTCTGCTCTTTGCCAAGCTGGTCAGTTACACCTTCCTCTACTGGCTGCCACTCTACATCTTCAATGTGG CTCACTTTGGTGCCAAAGAGGCTGGGGACCTGTCTACGCTCTTTGATGTTGGTGGCATCATAG GTGGCATCGTGGCGGGGCTCATCTCTGACTACACGAATGGCAGGGCCACCACTTGCTGCATCATGCTCATCTTGGCTGCCCCTATG ATGTTCCTCTACAACCATTTTGGCCAGAATGGGATTACCAGCTCCATAG TAATGCTGATTGTCTGTGGGGCCCTGGTCAACGGCCCTTATGCGCTCATCACCACTGCTGTCTCAGCTGACCTG ggGACTCACAAGAGCCTGAAGGGCAATGCAAAGGCGCTCTCCACGGTCACGGCCATCATCGACGGCACAGGGTCCATAG GTGCGGCTCTGGGGCCTCTGCTGGCCGGGCTCATCTCCCCCACAGGCTGGAACAACGTCTTCTACATGCTCATCTCTGCTGATATCCTGGCCTGCTTG CTCCTCTGCCGGTTGGTATACAAAGAGATCCTGGCCTGGAAGTCGTCCATGAGCAGAAACAGAGG
- the SLC37A2 gene encoding glucose-6-phosphate exchanger SLC37A2 isoform X4 — translation MTELQFESRFRGFILLLTFFIYTCYHMSRKPISVVKSRLHQNCSELIHPINDTHSLNDTTWCSWAPFDQNNYKELLGAVDNAFLVAYAIGMFISGIFGERLPLRYYLSAGMLLSGLFTALFGLGYFWNIHMLWYFVLIQIFNGLAQTTGWPSVVTCVGNWFGKGKRGLIMGVWNSHTSVGNILGSLIAGVWVNGQWGLSFVVPGIITAAMGVITFLFLIEYPEDVDCTPPQHHGGPEEKEDNPEDPGNGPYSSRESSLDTATRCSKEPSTQPAAISFLGALRIPGVIEFSLCLLFAKLVSYTFLYWLPLYIFNVAHFGAKEAGDLSTLFDVGGIIGGIVAGLISDYTNGRATTCCIMLILAAPMMFLYNHFGQNGITSSIVMLIVCGALVNGPYALITTAVSADLGTHKSLKGNAKALSTVTAIIDGTGSIGAALGPLLAGLISPTGWNNVFYMLISADILACLLLCRLVYKEILAWKSSMSRNRGYKEI, via the exons GTTCCGAGGCTTCATCCTGCTGCTCACCTTCTTCATTTATACATGTTATCATATGTCCAGGAAGCCCATCAGTGTTGTCAAG AGCCGTCTGCACCAGAACTGCTCAGAGCTGATCCACCCCATCAACGACACCCACAGTCTCAATGACACCACGTGGTGCAGCTGGGCTCCATTTG ACCAGAACAACTACAAGGAGTTACTGGGGGCCGTGGACAATGCCTTCCTTGTGGCCTATGCCATCGGCATGTTTATCAG TGGGATTTTTGGGGAGCGGCTCCCCCTCCGTTATTACCTTTCAGCTGGAATGCTGCTCAGCGGCCTTTTCACTGCGCTCTTTGGCCTGGGATATTTCTGGAACATCCACATGCTCTGGTACTTTGTGCTCATCCAG aTCTTTAATGGACTTGCCCAGACCACAGGCTGGCCCTCTGTGGTGACCTGTGTTGGCAACTGGTTCGGGAAGGGAAA gcgGGGGCTCATCATGGGCGTCTGGAATTCCCACACATCCGTGGGCAACATCCTGGGCTCCCTGATCGCCGGCGTCTGGGTGAATGGGCAGTGGGGCCTGTCCTTTGTGGTGCCAGGCATCATCACCGCTGCCATGGGCGTCATcaccttcctcttcctcatcGAAT ACCCAGAAGATGTGGACTGCACCCCTCCTCAGCACCAT GGTGGACCAGAAGAGAAGGAGGACAACCCTGAGGACCCTGGGAATGGGCCCTACTCCAGCAGGGAGAGCAGCCTGGACACTGCTACCAGATGCTCCAAGGAGCCAAGCACTCAGCCTGCTGCCATCAGCTTCCTTGGAGCACTCCGGATCCCG GGCGTGATTGAGTTCTCCTTGTGTCTGCTCTTTGCCAAGCTGGTCAGTTACACCTTCCTCTACTGGCTGCCACTCTACATCTTCAATGTGG CTCACTTTGGTGCCAAAGAGGCTGGGGACCTGTCTACGCTCTTTGATGTTGGTGGCATCATAG GTGGCATCGTGGCGGGGCTCATCTCTGACTACACGAATGGCAGGGCCACCACTTGCTGCATCATGCTCATCTTGGCTGCCCCTATG ATGTTCCTCTACAACCATTTTGGCCAGAATGGGATTACCAGCTCCATAG TAATGCTGATTGTCTGTGGGGCCCTGGTCAACGGCCCTTATGCGCTCATCACCACTGCTGTCTCAGCTGACCTG ggGACTCACAAGAGCCTGAAGGGCAATGCAAAGGCGCTCTCCACGGTCACGGCCATCATCGACGGCACAGGGTCCATAG GTGCGGCTCTGGGGCCTCTGCTGGCCGGGCTCATCTCCCCCACAGGCTGGAACAACGTCTTCTACATGCTCATCTCTGCTGATATCCTGGCCTGCTTG CTCCTCTGCCGGTTGGTATACAAAGAGATCCTGGCCTGGAAGTCGTCCATGAGCAGAAACAGAGG